One part of the Prosthecobacter vanneervenii genome encodes these proteins:
- a CDS encoding helix-turn-helix domain-containing protein — translation MAQQNIIGSAVRRIRVEKELTQDAFAARCQLAGWDLSRETLSKIEACIRRVNDAEVMMLAKILGCKITDLFPATTKAVLPVLRHSK, via the coding sequence ATGGCGCAGCAGAACATCATTGGCTCAGCAGTTCGGCGCATTCGCGTCGAAAAAGAACTGACGCAGGATGCTTTTGCAGCTCGCTGCCAGCTTGCCGGCTGGGACTTGTCCCGTGAAACCCTGTCCAAGATCGAGGCCTGCATTCGTCGGGTGAACGATGCTGAAGTCATGATGCTTGCCAAAATTCTCGGCTGCAAAATCACTGACCTTTTCCCAGCAACCACCAAGGCGGTTCTGCCAGTGCTTCGTCACAGCAAGTGA
- a CDS encoding RrF2 family transcriptional regulator, protein MRLTKRGEYALRTLIRLGIAERQQEGVISVSTLAEQEHLPFKFLEAILFELRTAGYVESLRGKYGGTRLAKPMKAIKMGEVVRLIDGKLAPIGCASETEYEKCTCPDETHCGLRMLMIDVRNAIANILDRYTLENVVEVTLRKQQAAKKTAKKKTGREKHADPADGFLATLLDSVA, encoded by the coding sequence ATGCGACTGACCAAACGAGGTGAATATGCGCTGCGCACCCTGATCCGGCTGGGCATTGCCGAGCGCCAGCAGGAGGGGGTCATTTCTGTTTCCACCCTGGCGGAGCAGGAGCATCTGCCGTTCAAGTTTTTGGAGGCCATTCTCTTTGAGCTGCGCACCGCCGGCTATGTGGAAAGCCTGCGTGGCAAGTACGGTGGCACCCGGCTGGCCAAGCCGATGAAAGCCATCAAGATGGGCGAGGTGGTGCGCCTGATCGACGGCAAGCTGGCACCCATCGGCTGCGCCAGTGAGACGGAGTATGAAAAGTGCACCTGCCCGGACGAGACGCACTGCGGCCTGCGCATGCTCATGATCGATGTGCGCAATGCCATTGCCAACATTCTGGACCGTTACACCCTGGAAAACGTGGTGGAGGTGACGCTGAGAAAGCAGCAGGCTGCCAAAAAGACGGCCAAGAAGAAGACGGGACGCGAAAAGCATGCGGACCCTGCGGATGGCTTTCTGGCCACGCTGCTGGATTCGGTGGCTTAG